A segment of the Capnocytophaga sp. ARDL2 genome:
GATAGTTGCGATAAAAAACAGTAAGATTTTTTTCATCTGTTTAGTAATTTTAAGTTAAACTATTTAGTAAACAAACATGAGTAAAATATTGTAATTTGGTGTGTTTGAAGTTAGTTACATTCCTTTCTCATAAGCATTTTTTTTTAATATGTTAGGTAAAATTATAAAAAAGTATATTATAAACAAAATATTTTATTAAAATTTCTACTTAAAAAACTGTCTTGTATTTCTTATTTCACATACTTACATACAATGGCTTTGTTGGTTTTAGGATTTTTTATTACTGTATAAGGTCTTACATTTATATTTAAACCTCCTCCTTCATTCTGTTGTTCTGACTTTACTTTTATTTCAATTCTATTGCTAAATTCTACAACAGAAACAGTTTTTAATTTATATGTCGTATGAGGTTTTTCCGTGTCAATAACATAAATAAGGTCTTCGGTTTCAAAATCAACAGGAGTTATAGTGATTCCTGACCGTGTGTTTTCGAAATTAGCCATTTGTTCTAAATCCTCCTGGGATTTAATGTGAAACGATTGTAACTTTTCCGAAGGTCCATATACATTATAGTAATCCTCATAAGAAGAAAACTCTATATTTTACTCGTTGTCATCATCACTACGACACGCTATCATCCCGATAACTGCGATAAAAAACAGTAAGATTTTTTTCATCTGTTTAGTAATTATTAGTATTGTTGTAAAATCACAACAAATATGTTTAACTCTCACTCCACTTCCCAGTACCCTATTTCGCCCAAATCAATGTATTCCATTTGATGTTTGTCTAAAAATGTTTTCCACTGCTCTACTTTCCAAGTTGGATTATTACTCGAAATAATGATTTTCTTGGGTTGAAGGTTGTTTTTTAGCAACTCTTCCAAATGAATTTTTGGTTGTTGATGCAATAGGATATAATCTACTTTTGTGTTTTTTGGAATCACTGAAAGACTGTCAATAATGAGATATTTATCCTGATAATCAACATAGTTTTTTATTGGAAAGTAGTCAACAGTTTTATTTTTCCAATAAGGATAATGAGGAATATTTTTTCCTGTATAAAACGAAACAATCGATTTTTGGGTTGAATATACGATTTCCAACTGTTGTGCTCTATTTAAGATATAAGTAGTACTGCGTTCGTTTAACCTGTAATAAACCGAAAGAAACCCAAATAAAACGATCAACAAAAGCGAACTATAAAAATATATTTCCTCCCTATATTTCACATACGAAATCACTAAAAACAATCCGATGAATAATGCAATCAATTCCCATATTTCAATATAAATATCTTTGGACAATCCCCATTCATCTTTTGTCAAAAATTGCAAAAATTGATGATTGACATCAATCAAAATTCGTGTAATTTTTCCCATATATTCTGGTATAATTCCTCCGAAAAAATTGAATGGTATCTGTACAATAGAAACTATCAAAACCAACATAGATATCGGCACTATCACAATATTCCCTATGAGAAACAACCATGAAAATTGATGAAAATAATACATGCTCAACGGTGCTACTCCCAATTGTACAACCAACGAAATTCCAATCAATCCATAAAAATAATTCAGCACTACATTTTTACTATAAAAATATTGTTTAACCATAGGATAGACATACAAAATAGACAGCAGAGCGAGATAACTCAACTGAAAGCCTATATTGTACAAATAATCGGTAGAAAACCACAAAATCAAAAAAGCAGATGTAAAAAGCACATTCATACTTTGGGCTTGTCGCTGCCACAACATCGCCCACAAATAGAGCAAACACATCAACACCGCTCGAACGACCGAACCACTCAGCCCCGAAAGAAAGGCAAATAGCAACAACAAAACGGAACTAATAACAAACAAAATTTTGCGATTACGTGTAACCCAACCGACCGTACGATAAATCAATCCAAAAACGACCAAAACATGCAAACCAGAAACCGCCAAAACGTGCATTACTCCTGCGTTTTTGTATTGATCGGCAAGTAAGGTAGAAAGGTGTTTCCGCTGACCAAACAGCAAACTCTGAATCAATCGTTTTTGTTCGTCGTGTTGTAAAAACGGACTAAAACTTTCTACAATTTGGTTTCGCAAACAAGAGACGGTACTATGCCATGATTTTTGGACACCGATTTTGGTTGGAGCTTTGGAAAGATACGCTTGGGCAAATACATCTTGCTTATGCAAATAAAATGCATAATCAAAACCATAGGGTTCTCGTGCTTTGGGAAGTGTATTCCAACGAAAAAAACTCATACACACATCGCCATCTTCTAAAGTCGGTTCGTCTTTAGGGATATTCAATAAAAAACCGTGAGATAGTTGATGC
Coding sequences within it:
- a CDS encoding ComEC/Rec2 family competence protein, with translation MRKIVKHPIYLLTLAYIAGVVCSEFISIPFPFYGSLLAPLILFSLWIYTRSSSYKLYSLKAFFTLVSVLVTFFGLGLVHRENEKPQVISHKEYPVQSQFVITEVIKPTARYHRYYAHLLKEQHQLSHGFLLNIPKDEPTLEDGDVCMSFFRWNTLPKAREPYGFDYAFYLHKQDVFAQAYLSKAPTKIGVQKSWHSTVSCLRNQIVESFSPFLQHDEQKRLIQSLLFGQRKHLSTLLADQYKNAGVMHVLAVSGLHVLVVFGLIYRTVGWVTRNRKILFVISSVLLLLFAFLSGLSGSVVRAVLMCLLYLWAMLWQRQAQSMNVLFTSAFLILWFSTDYLYNIGFQLSYLALLSILYVYPMVKQYFYSKNVVLNYFYGLIGISLVVQLGVAPLSMYYFHQFSWLFLIGNIVIVPISMLVLIVSIVQIPFNFFGGIIPEYMGKITRILIDVNHQFLQFLTKDEWGLSKDIYIEIWELIALFIGLFLVISYVKYREEIYFYSSLLLIVLFGFLSVYYRLNERSTTYILNRAQQLEIVYSTQKSIVSFYTGKNIPHYPYWKNKTVDYFPIKNYVDYQDKYLIIDSLSVIPKNTKVDYILLHQQPKIHLEELLKNNLQPKKIIISSNNPTWKVEQWKTFLDKHQMEYIDLGEIGYWEVE